The Candidatus Hydrogenedentota bacterium genome contains the following window.
GTCACCATCGAGGCCAGAAACACGTCCGGCCGCGCCGGATGCTTCCGGAGCGACGCCCTGCGCCGGCTCAGCGAAAAGGTCCTCGCGGACCAGGGCATGGAGGGGGCGTTCCAGGTGAGCGTGCTTTTCTGCGGCGATGAGTTCATCGCCGGACTCAACCGGGAGTACCGGGGGAAGCGGGGCCCCACGGACGTGCTCTCGTTCGGGCAGGAGGACGGGGCGGCCCCCCCCGACGGCCGGGTGCTCGGCGACATTGTGATCTCGCTGGACATGGTCGCCGCGCGCTGCGCGGGCGACCCGGAGGCCATGCGGGCCGAGGTGCGGCTGCTGTTCTGCCACGGCCTGCTGCACCTGATCGGGCACGACCACGGGACCGCCGCCGAGCGCCGCGCCATGCAGGCGGTCCAGGCGCGCTGTCTCGGCGTGTCCCCCGGCGATGCGTGGCGCGGGGGGAAGGCCGGGTGATGGAAGAGCCAGGGCCCAGACAGGTGTCCCGGAACGGTTTCCGGCGCCTCGGGCGGGGAGCCGCCGCGGCCGCGGCGGGAGTGGCGGGGCTTGCCCTGCTCACGGGGAGCGCCCTGGCCGGCGCGCCGGAAGCCGGCGCCGCGTCGTGGAGCGCCATTTTCACCCCGGGCCGCATGACGGCCATACTGATGCTGGCGGGGATGTCCGGTTTCTTCTCCGCCTCTGAGGCGGCGTTCTTCTCCATCAGCAAGGTGGGCCTGCGCACGATGCGCGAGACCGGGGGCGCCCCGGCCCGGCTGGGGGCGAGGCTCATGGAGCAGCCGGGCGGGCTGCTGGCGACGCTGCTGATCGCGAACAACCTGGTCAACATCCTCATCGGCGTGCTGTTCGGCGGCCCGATGGCGCGGGTGCTGGACCTGTCGCTCGGGTTTTCGCCGACCGCCTCCTACCTGTTGAGCACCTTCTTCACCACCCTTGTGCTGGTCATCTTCTGCGAGGTGCTGCCCAAGGTCATCGGATTCTCCCGCAACACCCTGTTCGCCCAGGCCGCCGCGTTTCCCCTGTACCTGCTCGACCGTTCGATGCGGCCCTTCCGCGACGCCCTCATGCGGTTCACGGCGCTTCTCTTCCGCGTCACGCGGTTCAGCGAGGTGCCCCCCGCCCCCTTCATGACGGACGACGAGTTCAAGTCGCTGCTGGAGGACAGCCGCGCCTCCGGCGTCATCGAGGAGGACGAGCGCCAGATGATCGAGGGGATCATCGAGTTCGGCGACAAGACGGTGCGGGACATCCTGGTGCCCCGGCCGGATGTCATCGCGATTCCCGAGGGCGCCACGGCGGGGGAGGCCCTGGAGATGTTCCGCGAACAG
Protein-coding sequences here:
- the ybeY gene encoding rRNA maturation RNase YbeY, whose translation is MTRVTIEARNTSGRAGCFRSDALRRLSEKVLADQGMEGAFQVSVLFCGDEFIAGLNREYRGKRGPTDVLSFGQEDGAAPPDGRVLGDIVISLDMVAARCAGDPEAMRAEVRLLFCHGLLHLIGHDHGTAAERRAMQAVQARCLGVSPGDAWRGGKAG
- a CDS encoding HlyC/CorC family transporter translates to MEEPGPRQVSRNGFRRLGRGAAAAAAGVAGLALLTGSALAGAPEAGAASWSAIFTPGRMTAILMLAGMSGFFSASEAAFFSISKVGLRTMRETGGAPARLGARLMEQPGGLLATLLIANNLVNILIGVLFGGPMARVLDLSLGFSPTASYLLSTFFTTLVLVIFCEVLPKVIGFSRNTLFAQAAAFPLYLLDRSMRPFRDALMRFTALLFRVTRFSEVPPAPFMTDDEFKSLLEDSRASGVIEEDERQMIEGIIEFGDKTVRDILVPRPDVIAIPEGATAGEALEMFREQECSRMPVFRGDLDHITGVLYAKDLLPVLDGVGPDEPVERRARRAHFVPETMALADFMKFSQRSHAHMAIVVDEYGGTEGLVTLQDAIREVVGDVGDDDGGEEGYFEEVGEGLYRVDGTFSLDELEKLAGIAVDDEEHTTVAGFLMAKFEKIPETGDEMDYSGVHFRIEETDGRRVTRVLVRTAGKPEPAANEEGDTP